The proteins below are encoded in one region of Triplophysa rosa unplaced genomic scaffold, Trosa_1v2 scaffold313_ERROPOS81286, whole genome shotgun sequence:
- the LOC130550426 gene encoding calpain-1 catalytic subunit-like → MRSEGKFGASFFQKVKPVEISGKFEYVRQVTKFFRLEPGHYLIVPYTHTPNQNAEFFMSILCKNEIHIEKDTERTEKDFLVDFTKVHYTDQVDEESKNKKQNVALFRQYSDQYKDVDAWQLQQHLHQNLGDTKVSEGFGLDTCRSLIAMSDSSIAGKLDGSEFMHLWNRILKYKEIFYSMDSTKDCALSLNELRNALEKTGMHLNEDILTLMTVRYGGASEQISLEGFICLVMRLNCMASIFQRLCDGGKVTLDESEWIRLTMYS, encoded by the exons ATGAGATCTGAAGGAAAGTTTGGAGCAAGCTTCTTCCAAAAGGTAAAGCCTGTGGAAATCAGTGGGAAGTTTGAATATGTAAGACAGGTGACGAAATTCTTTAGACTGGAGCCAGGACACTATCTCATCGTACCATACACTCATACCCCCAATCAGAATGCTGAATTCTTCATGTCCATTCTCTGCAAAAATGAGATCCACATTGA aaaagacACAGAAAGAACTGAGAAAGACTTTCTTGTGGATTTTACAAAG GTTCATTACACTGATCAGGTGGATGAagaatccaaaaataaaaaacaaaatgttgcaCTGTTTCGACAATATTCTGATCAG TACAAAGATGTCGATGCTTGGCAACTTCAACAACACCTACATCAAAACCTAG GAGACACAAAAGTTTCTGAAGGATTTGGTCTGGATACTTGTAGAAGTTTGATTGCCATGTCAGAT TCTTCTATCGCTGGAAAACTTGATGGATCAGAATTCATGCATCTGTGGAATCGAATTCTCAAATACAAG GAAATCTTCTACAGCATGGATTCCACAAAAGATTGTGCTCTCTCTCTGAATGAGCTGAGAAATGCATTAGAGAAAACAG GcatgcatttaaatgaagaCATCCTGACTCTCATGACTGTGCGATACGGTGGTGCATCAGAACAGATCTCTCTGGAGGGCTTCATATGCCTCGTCATGCGTTTGAACTGTATGGCTA GCATATTCCAGAGACTCTGTGATGGAGGAAAGGTGACTCTTGACGAGAGTGAG TGGATAAGACTTACCATGTATTCGTGA